GACGTCAggtaatgcaatgtttgacggctttatagacgtcggacgtGTCATTGAACCGACGTCTAGGGGtgtccttagacgtcggttagtgtaaTGTCTAATGTTTTTATAGACGTCGAGCTTTGgcctaaaccgacgtctatagcgACGTCGCACCTGCATAaatccgacgtcccattaatgTCACTCGCAAAGACGTCAGTTCGTgaggtgacgttaaaagtccaaaataactgacgtctaaagttCATTTTGCACTAATGGTACCAAAAcgagtttatttttcttatatatgatgatttaaaaaaaaaattaaacgatggttgttttatttgtatgatATTGTGGTGTAGTCGTTTTTTATATGTACATTAGTATGTTCTTTtgtttatacaaaatttaaaaagtttgtgtaattatattttatttctaataagcATTTATATGTGTCTAAATTTACCAGAATATAAAAGTTGATTAATTATtggattgtattttttttttaattttatttaacataaatattgtATTCATGTATGCATTGAGTTAAACTTAGTTTCAACTTgagatttaatataaataattaaatggtAATTATTCATACTAAATCTTAAATTGTTTGGTtagattatttgaaaaaatattttatataattggtTAATACATACACATTAAGTCTAATCTTAAACTTGGTGTAAGTTCCATTCAAACCATTTAACATGGTTCtccatttgaatatttttagtatggtgcactattttttatttcttgtggaGACCAATGTTGACAATAACAAacttaatttgtatatattaataaattatacaaaatattttttaaaataagatctCAGCTTGAATTAGAAAGTGAAAATCACATTCGATTATTAATGATGATGagatttgtaatatatatatatatatatatatatatatatatatatatatatatatatatatatatatataaatatggatTGAGGTTGGATGAGTGCAAATCATGTTATTGAAAAAAAGCATTGATGAGTACTTGTAATTTGATTGACAAAATAGGAAACATATTAAGGGAATATTATTCATGTGTTCATTGTTTGAATAAGATGTATCATAAACTTGGAAATGGAAAAATACGCGATCAcctattaatttttgttattgttaaaCATGATATGAAGAATaataaacttttcaacaacattAAAACCAAAAGATGTCGACAAAGTGATGGTTGATCATTTAAAGAAGATGATATGTGATGTTGACAAACGACAATTAAGAAGAgcttgtgtatttttctttgaaGTTTGATTTGGAAAACCAATTGTATCCAGGATACAAATCTTGTCAAGATTAACAACAAGTTTAAGattatctaatttaaaaagttCTACTATTGGACTTGTTGAAggatatgttttaaaaaagtaaCACATTAATTGTGAGTAGATGGGGTGAAGGTTTGCATTTACATGAGGGACATGAACTAACGACGATGAAAGTGGGGTAAATAATTGAACGGCGACACAAGTAGAATGTGTAGCAGTGACGACATGACTAGAATGTGTAGCAAAAGGAGGCGTAAATCCAAACAGTGACACAATCAGAGGCACGAACAACGATGACACGAGCAACGACATTGGATTGAGCAACAAGGATAATGTAAACATCGAGGAGGGTGGATAACACTACAAACAAGAGAGAAGTTTAAAACgagagaaaaaaacaacacatgTCGTTCGggaaaagaaaatggaataTGAAAAGTTGCACATGCCTTTTAACAATGATTGAAGTAGGGAATCATCATTGTTTCTCTATTGTGCCACTTTTAATGGCAGTTGTGTAAAACAATTGTCGTCATTTATTTGCTACTTCACTTTTAACGACGGTTGTAAACGAATCGATGTTAAAAAGTATGCCAGGATAACGAAAATATCATCGTGTTTCATTTGACGACATTTGTTTTTTAACCATCGTTATTTGGTGTTATGGAAGCCACTTTTGCACTAGTGTTGAGATGAATCCCTATGAAAACTTAagtaataaaaacaattcatGAAAAAATTTGTTAGTCACTTACAACTTGCTCTTGATTgtgcatgaaaaaaaatattataatgtttatgatGATTTTAAGTCCTAGACAAATATGAAATGACATACATGTTTTTACTATACCTTTGGTTGATGATTGAAAATGTTGTAAGATACATGAGTGCATGTGTTAGATCCATGTTGCAAAGATAATTTAAGGTTGTGCACAATGTTATTTTATACAACAAATGATTTTCCATCATAAGATAAGTTTAAAGGTTATAGCGAGAAAGGTCATTATGCATGCCTTACGTGAATAAAATACAAgttatatcaaattaaaatacgTGAAAAAGACTTCATACACATTTAAAGTTACTTTTAGTATAATCTTTGTAGCCACGCAAAGTTGGTGAATGAGAAATAAACAAAATGGTGCTTCTTGGACCTTCTTCAGAGCAAATCGTTACAACAGACTTATAACATTAATCAGAACTTAGATTTTTGTGTGCAATTGTATCGCGTTTTGTTGTTCTCATTCGTTGACTTTGGCCAACAAGGATTAAggaatttacatttttttgtatttgtttaggTTTGTCATCATGTGACCCACAGAATaggaaagaagaaggaggaTGGGTGTAGCCCAAAAGGTTTTACTGGGTCAGTTCACTCCAGAATTTTAGTTACGTGTTTACCTTCTCCTGTTCtcattttttcaacaaaatataactattttacttcATAAATTACTTTTgctaattcatatatatttattacctGGCCGCTCAACGCTCTATTATAAAATACAGCACCACCTACACTAGACAAATAGGAATTGGCTTTTAGCTACAACCATTATTTGCACTATATATTATTAGGAAACGTGTCTTTCATAATTTGACAATGTATACGTGTTAGTTTATGATtagtctgtttcaaatatttttctaaaataatttcaaacagatcaataaaatggtgacacgtatcttattgttaaaaaagaattgttaaaatattattatccataTTATTATGTTAGTTTGACCATTACACTATTCATGATCCAATCTCTtgcaaattcaaaatcaaattatcaaattataatatataaatcagaataatctttttcttataaattatttttatgaaaattaattacatttaaattcatcttgtattaaacttttaaaataaagatttttcttCAACGATTTTTAGCATTTCATTTCATCCaacaaatgaaatgaatattGCATCGTCGAAAACACGAAACTCATGAATATGTTTTAAGCATTTCAGTGTTATTTCAATTATCTACTATACCTTTTCCAAATTaggttaaaattaaatgaattacttttttttaagttacttttgtgatttttatggTTGTTGTTAAATTATATCAGGTTTCGCATCATTTCAAGTATTAAGCAATAATCACTATGAATTCTGCAATAATCactatgaattattttataatttgtattgacttttgaaaattgaaaataagataagtttaactatgttttaataaaataaattaaatactctTCTCCAATAGATAAATGTTTGACTTTTTCaaaaccaattatatatataaaggtagATTCCCAAAACCTGTCAGAAAAATTCTCTTAAAACTTAGttttctaaaactttatttaatttaaagatggttagcaaaaaaatatataaatatttatacggTTTGGTCTCAATACGAAACCTgatctaatatatatttgataaaaggtCAAATTTTACTATATAAAATTGTCACATTATTTAGCTCAGATTATGTTATTTCTTAACCAGTCAAATGTATCGTCTATACTTAAGACATGGATACTATAGAGACCAAATCTAAAAGTGATACTgtgtttcattttaatatttaaactaatactttttattaatcaaaatcATAACAAAGTTCAGTTAGCTacttaatgtttaaaaaaattactgaattaaaaaaaatgttttacaaaataaaacttatttaaacattttatttatgttatcaCTTAgcgaaaaaaaaagttataatataatgaaaataaacaggaacaattgaaaataaaaaaacattgaataggaactatatttcaataaaagtactaaattacattaaaaaatcatttaaatctACAAAATTCTTTCCTATTTGCAAGTATAtcgttttcaattttttatttaaaaaattaattataaaaattaaatatatttttagcatctaattattatgtaaaattaaaatttgttcttttttttttaattttaatatattttaattttcaaactttaaaaatgaaaataaaaagatataatctTTTAATCTAACTATATAAATCATTTTGATATGTTAAATTAAATGACGGTttcaaattatcatttaaaCTGTTTacatcatttaatatattttaactcaaattttaaaaatgaaaatgaaaatatactccttctaatattattttcaattttgttgacAGGTAAAAAAGTTTAAAGTCATTTAGTGAAAAAGATTACTTAATTTTATGTCTAAATTAAAAGGCCACAAACTTATTTAATCTTGTAATTGTAGTTTTATCTATATATTACAAAATGCATGATTATATTTTTCGCAATTTTAGTCCcttaatctttaattatttttaattttggtcttgaatttaattttacataattttgatctcttatcttttaattatttataactttattcaattaaaaaaaaaatatacagaatCACGATCAGACAACTAGTATTTTGTaccatgcattttttttctcacgTTTTCTTCTGTCCCTCTCTTATTGTAGATAAACTGTCAGAGCCATATGCAAAGAAGACAACACGTGAACCATTATAGATTTGTCCGAAATTACAGATAATTCAAGTGTGAGGAActaaaatttcagaaaaacaaaaatatttcagaCATCATCAttgtaaattttacaaaaaaggAATCAAAGACACTATTAAAccggtgaaaaagaaaaatacacaattaTCCCTGCCTTACAAAAGATTTAGATAAACAAGTCAATGCTATTAGGAAGAAGACCACACGTCTCTGCATAACATTGATAAcattttactataaatatagTTCGAAGCATTCGGTTGAAAATATTACAGCCCTGAAATAGCTACTTCCAAGGTGAAATGGAAAGAAGAGTTGCAATTATAGGGGCAGGAACCAGTGGCCTTGTAGCCTGCAAATACCTTCTGCAGTATGGATATCACCCAACTGTGTTTGAAGCTGATGATGGCGTTGGAGGGCTATGGAGGCATACTATGGACTCCACCAAGCtccaaaacaataaacaaatgtACCAGTTTATGGATTTTCCATGGCCTTCTTCAGTAAAAGAAGATAATCCAAGTCACAACCAAGTGCTAGATTATCTTAACTCCTATGCTCAACATTTTTCCCTCATTCCTCACATCAGATTCAACTCCAAAGTCATTGATATAGATTATGTTGGAGGAGAGTCTACTGAAGAAATTAAGTCATGGGAATTGTGGGGTGGTAAGGGCAAGCCCTTTTGCTCCAAGGGAACTTGGCATGTTACAGTGCAAAATACCAAGACTTTATCTGCAGAGGTATGTGATTCTGGTTTGTTTAATCTGAGCAAGTCTTACTTTCATTGTCTGTTTTTTTCATAAAGTTGATTTTTTAATCACGTGTGAGATGAGTTTGAGCTCAAATAAAGCATAGAGAAacttctttttatcatttacaatgatgtcttttttgtttttatagtaATGATGTACTAAACTGAACATTTGTATAAACAGGTACACAAGGCTGAGTTTGTTGTTCTTTGCATCGGAAAATACAGTGGTCTTCCAAACATTCCTGAATTCCCACCGGGACAAGGACCAGAAGTTTTTGATGGCAAAGTTATGCACTCCATGGACTACTCCAATCTGGACAATGACACTGCTGCtgaattgataaaaagaaaaagagtcacAATAATTGGCTCACAAAAGTCTGCTATGGATCTTGCAGCTGAATGTGCTAATGCAAATGGTGAGAAATTGTTTTGGTTGCAAAGTTTTCTACTCAACCTGCAGTAGTATGATTTATTTGACTCTATCCTACATCACTTGCTAATACTTAGTTATATTCCCTTctgatatttctcttctctGATAACTGTGATAGGAGTCAAATACCCCTGCACAATTATCCAGAGGAACGCACACTGGTTTCTTCCAGATTTTAACGTTTGGGGAGTTATTGCTggatttttatacttaaatcgTTTTGCAGAGCTTTCAGTTCACAAGCCAGGAGAACCATTTTTTCTTGGTCTTCTGGCCACTTTACTTTCACCATTGGTAACATTCAATGACATTCTGTTTATGCAGTTcttcacaaaaacaaaaaaggaagaTTGTAGAATTTTGTAGATTAACTAGAccaagttttcaatttttatagaaCAGTATGCTGATACACAGTTCCTCTGTTAATTTTCAGAGATGGGGAATCTCTAAAGTTGTTGAAGCTACTCTGAAATGGAAGTTGCCATTGAAGAAGTACGGATTGATACCAAACCACAGCTTCTTTCAAGACCTCTCCACATGTCTGATTGCAGTGTTTCCAGATAAATTCTTTGACAGACTCAAAGAAGGATCTATCATCATAAAGAAATCACAAAGCTTTAGCTTCTGCAGTGAAGGTGTAATCCTTGATGGAGAAGCTAAACCTCTGGAAACAGATATAGTAATTTTTGCCACTGGATACAGAGGTGACcagaaaataagaaacatgtTCAAATCTACAATCTTCCAAAATCACATAGCTCTGCCACCAACCTCCTCAACAGTTCCTCTCTACAGGTCAGTCTCTTGTTGATTTTTCCTGTTTTTCTATTGTTATGTTCACCAAAATTTTAACCTTTATCTATGTTTACCAATGAATTCAGACAAATAATCCACCCTCGGATTCCACAGTTGGCAATAATAGGATATGCAGAGAGTCTGTCAAACATTTTTTCCTCAGAAATGAAAAGCTTGTGGGTGGCTAATTTCTTGGATGGAAACATTGAACTTCCTAATATAAGAGAGATGGAGAAAGAGGCGAAACTGTGGGAAGAAAACTTGAAGCAATATGGTGGAACATATTTTTGGAAAACGTGCATTGCTAATTGTGCAATTTGGTATCACGATCAACTCTGCAAAGACATGAAGCATAATCCCAGAAGGAAGAAAGGTTTTCTTAGAGAACTGTTTGAACCTTATGGTCACGCTGATTATGTAGCTCTTactcataaataaaacaatattaaagtggtattaataatcattttaatgtAAGCATTAACGTGCACCTCttaaatttagtaataaatagcaacaatttttgttgttgtgctGCAACTTAATCATTTTTTCTGGAAGCTTCAAAATTTAAGAGATAAAGCTATTTTCTGTATGAGattaaaaaatgtgatattattatctttatgaGACAAGACCTGACCTGCAAGAGATAAGATGCAGCGGTATTATTGAAGCAACGTTAATCccatctttattttcttcatgaaTACTACGGAGAATTTtgtattaactttattttaataataaaataatagctATAAGGAAAGATATTTTTGCAGAAGAATCTAGGGTCACAGCAAGACCAATTTGTCGTGGACAGTTACAAGGATTATctaaaactttgaaaaaatataaatgatgtaAATATAATTGTTGGTTGATAATTAATGGCAAAAGTTAAATTTGTGTTTTCAGAAATGATTTTTTACTAGATTGGAGATTACCTCCatgtctaaaattttaatttatttattttatttaaattaagagtGGGTAAAAATCGTATTCTTTGAAAGggaggagaaaaaaagaaaatttattgatatttaccgaatcattttaataaaattgtaatttttgttgcGTTTATTGTTCGAATGtgatgaaattttgatataaatttataatatatattttccattttaacaacTGGGAATAATTAATAGGAGGTATATGGTTTGAGAAGTCAGCTTATATTGTTGCTCaactttaagttttttttttttttttaaatattattactttgatgtattagataataattgacacttatttgtgttttttatttgattttcttatacttatacttaattttaataaagtttaattgattgaattgtaaTCACGAGTTTTTACTTCTATTAAAAGGGTTTTCTTCGTTTAAaatattggtatttttttttttatgataattgttGTCATTTGTGAGAATCTTTAAAACAGTCTAAAGGtagtatcattttttttttttaaataatagtagAATATTTTAACGATAAAAGATTAAGATTATAAATATGTTATCTAATGAAAgttcacttttataaaaatctatTATCTCTCTAATTTCTtctgtattttttgtttaaatttttaatcctaatgttaatttttttatgatcaaCTAACTATGATGCCTCCTTGTGAAAAATTCTACATATCCATTTTTAATATCAtagtaagtttattttttattttttttgaggTGATTTTGGTTCTTTGAATTATAAGTGTGCtatattttaatacatgtaACTCAAATGTGTTTAAAGTGAATCTCTATTACATTATAATCATGGTGATAtgtttagatttttaattaagattttcttTGTCAAATTAGATCTCATATTATGAGAAATAGAATTCTAAAACATTAGCGAAACTTGACTATTGTGTGTTATACTCTAATTCATGtgattaaatttctttaaagtGAATCTCTATTACATTGAGATCATGATTATATGTTTAGGTTTTTAATCAAGATTTTCTTTGTCAAATTAGATCATTTCATGAGAAATAGAGCCAACTTGACTATGACATAGGAGAGTCATGAGTcccaaaatttttttattttttattttatatatttttatatataatctaaagttatatatatatatatattatattatttatattacttttaggAAAGTTTCTCACCTTCTCAccatcttatttatatatattatttatttatatatttttattgtttaaaaaataaaataaaaatcaatttgataGACATTGGTTAATTAAAGAGACTATGTTTCTGTCTCTAGCCATAAGATTCTTGTGTAATAAGTCTTCAAGaaagtataaaaatagaaagaaaagcaATGAGATAGATTGAAGAACATATTATCACAATATTTCTCATGAATCAATGAGTATTCTATTATGATTTATATAAGTTAGATTTATGACTATCTATGTTTCTCCcaaattaagtatttttcaaattagTATAAACTCAAATTATGATTTTAGGGATCTTTATGAAATTGACATgaaccttaattatatttttcttcaaattagtGTAACcctaaataatgaaatttaggGATTTTTGTGTTTTCCGCTGTATatgattaaatttgtaaaatttttatgGATATATCTTGGGTTGCATTACCAATTCCGCTGCACATAATGAATTACTTGAATCAACTTTAATTggaataaaagttaaaataccTCTGTTACATGAATTCAATTAATTAGAAAGATTAGAAATTGAAAAGTGCATACGTAAATGGTTTAAGTAGAGgaaatgaaaagtttttttatttaattaaaaaaataatttatatataaaaaaatctaatttggcatttttgaatttttttggttCAAGTTTCGCCACTACTCTAACGAAtatctatgaaaaaaaaagtttaacaatGCTAAggaaagttttaatttaattctttctaATGATTTATGAAATGCCAATTTTATGACGATGGTCCTTGATGCATGGAGTGAGtgaatatgttttaaaatgtttattttaccTAAATGAAGTAAATGGTTGAATTGATGCATAGTTTCTGATTATGAGTTGGTTTCATGTATGATAATgagttaaatgaaaaaatttctatttgtttgtggagtgtgatatttaattatgaagTTGAATTGGATTTGTGTGATTTGGTTTAAGTATTTGATATAATGGTCGTGTAAGATTGAGGGTATAGTTTATTAGgttaaaagttagaaaaatatgtatttgaatatgattgtttgatttgatattttgattgaattgataTTGTTGTTCTGAAACTAGTTTGAATTGGTTAGATTCTCCAATTTGATCTATTGATAGTTATTTTGAACTAaacaagaaattttaaatttaaaaagaattaatgttACATAGATAATCAAGTTAAATAGCCTATTCAAGTTAAATTGGAAGTTTAAAGTCTAATATAACATCGGGATGCCACATAATCGTTAGGCACCATTTGTGAGAACTTAGACAATGAGCACTAGAGGTACAAAGCGTCGAGCGCCATCTTGATATCGTCGGAAGTGATGATGAATGATAATGGAGTCtagaagaaggaaaataaaagaaaaacacagaaATAGTGGAAGGAGAAGTACTCAAGAGCTcacaaggaaaacaaagaaaaagaaaaagaagaaaaagagaaagaaaatctaaaaattggttcaaaatcataaaatttcgTAACATATAAACCTCGGTTCAAAACTAACCAAAACATAAAGTGGTCTATGGCTTCAGTTATTTACAGAATCGTTGTCATAGGTCCTTCAAATCTCTTTGCATTCTCCTGAAAACTGACATGTTAAGCTGACACATCTCTGAACAAAATCTATGACTTCAACTATTTGTAGAATTGGTGCCATAGGTCCTGTGAATCCCTCTACATTCCCTTAAAAACTAACATGTTAAGTTGACACATTGCTGAACAAGACCTATGACTTCAGTTATTTGTAGAACCAGTGTCATAAGGTCCTACAAAATTGACTTATCCCAAGAAAGCTGACATTTTAAGTCTTTTGAAACATGTATGACTTCAGTTGGATTAAGAAACACGGTCATAatgtttttatgatttgattCCTCAAAAACCGAAACCAAGAATTTGATTCAAGTTTCAAAATTATCActaaaaattttagatattttttttttatagagttTAAGCAACGGTTGTTTGTAAACCAGTGCCATAAAGTGTTTATACCTCAGTTTCGCATAGAACCAAGaccaaaagtttaaataaaatttcaaaattttcattaaaaatattaatatatttttggcaGGCTTTAGGcaaaattgttttacaaaatCGGTGTGATAAACCTCTTTATGCTTcaactattaaaataatcgagatAATAtgtctttttataattaaaattttgtaaaaaataacaaaattgtgttataatccttaaaattaaataataatttaaaatcttatagGATTTATGACACTGATAATATGTAGAACGTTACcaaaatctgtttttttttttcggtttttaatggttcaaattttttttaaggcAAAATCTTgacttgtttttttctttggttcatattcaagataaaaaattctccttttttttctactttatcTCGTGTCTTGGTTCTCAAATTAGTATCATAACTCGAAAATAACCTATAACTCGAAAATAACCTAGAAATGATTGTCTTTCAGAGAAGcattagtattaaaataaattctaagtgttagcatttaatattaaatataatgttcattaattttaatgGGTAGTTGATAGTAATATTTTACCAGCCAAAATCTAGTGCCACTAAAAATATGTCCTAGAAAAGTTATTGCTTTTTGCATTGGCTTGAATCATTATGTGTACACATTAccttaaacaatatatatatatatatatatatatatatatatatatatatatatatatatatatatatcaaaaccTCGTGGGACCAAAATGTAACCTActcttatttaaaatacatCACACACGTAAGAAATAGCATTTTGCTTTGGGCTAGAAGCAATATTTGTACTACATTATTGTGTTTGTTTGACCATTTGTACTTTTTCTACTAATCACCGGAGACAAGATCTTTCATTTGATTTCCTACATGCAATAAAAAATGGTTCAAAGAAAATCATAAGACTACAAAGCCctacattttataataatattctacattatttatttctctttatattaaaatataatcatacGTCTCTATCCTTTTTAATTAACCcacatttttaagaaaattaattagcTTTTTGTGGATGATAATATATTTGTCCATAAGTTTATTACTATtccaaatttatctttaatttctttttaaaaatttgatccCCTCTTtccatttaatatattttaagattattttcttGAGAATAAGTTACGTAATTTTAATTCCAAATTAATTCAATGTAATTTGCACTGAAATTAAATGCAATTGAATTTgtctaaataattatataatccaGTCAATGCATCAGTTCATCTATATATTCACCCAGCAAGTGATTAGTATAGTTTTAAAGCATTTACCCTGAACATTTGAGCATTGGATCAAAGAGTTGCTTGCAATTGTTGTCTCTGCAAAGGTGAAATGGAAAGAAGAGTTGCAATTATAGGGGCAGGAACCAGTGGTCTTGTCGCCTGCAAATACCTTCTGCAGTTTGGATTTAACCCAACTGTGTTTGAAGCTGATGATGGCGTTGGAGGGCTATGGAGGCATACTATGGACTCCACCAAGCTCCAAAGCAATAAGCAAGCATACCAGTTCATAGATTTTCCATGGCCTTCTTCAGTGAAAGAAGATAATCCAAGTCACAACCAAATGCTAGATTATCTTAACTCCTATGCTCAACATTTTTCTCTCATTCCTTACATCAGATTCAACTCTAAAGTCATTCATATAGATTATGTTGGAGGAGAGTCTACTGAAGAAATTAAGTCATGGGAACTGTGGGGTGGTAATGGCAGACCCTTTTGCTCCAAAGGAACTTGGCATATTACTGTGCAACATACCAAAAGTTTATCCCTAGAGGTATCTATGTATGTCTAAGCAAAAGCAAGTCTTGCTTTCATTTGTCAATTTCTTGATCTGAGAATAAGTATTTCATTCAGATTCTGGTATTCTCTTGCTAGCTATGTATGCACAAACATCATTTTGTTGAATATCTTGGAGGTTAAGTTTGAGTTCAAAGAATGAGAAAAGGGACATGTTTCTTAGgttctttttatcatttacaatggtgtcttttttgttttactgATATACTAAATTGAACATTT
This DNA window, taken from Vigna radiata var. radiata cultivar VC1973A chromosome 5, Vradiata_ver6, whole genome shotgun sequence, encodes the following:
- the LOC106759951 gene encoding probable flavin-containing monooxygenase 1; this translates as MERRVAIIGAGTSGLVACKYLLQYGYHPTVFEADDGVGGLWRHTMDSTKLQNNKQMYQFMDFPWPSSVKEDNPSHNQVLDYLNSYAQHFSLIPHIRFNSKVIDIDYVGGESTEEIKSWELWGGKGKPFCSKGTWHVTVQNTKTLSAEVHKAEFVVLCIGKYSGLPNIPEFPPGQGPEVFDGKVMHSMDYSNLDNDTAAELIKRKRVTIIGSQKSAMDLAAECANANGVKYPCTIIQRNAHWFLPDFNVWGVIAGFLYLNRFAELSVHKPGEPFFLGLLATLLSPLRWGISKVVEATLKWKLPLKKYGLIPNHSFFQDLSTCLIAVFPDKFFDRLKEGSIIIKKSQSFSFCSEGVILDGEAKPLETDIVIFATGYRGDQKIRNMFKSTIFQNHIALPPTSSTVPLYRQIIHPRIPQLAIIGYAESLSNIFSSEMKSLWVANFLDGNIELPNIREMEKEAKLWEENLKQYGGTYFWKTCIANCAIWYHDQLCKDMKHNPRRKKGFLRELFEPYGHADYVALTHK